Within Amycolatopsis sp. cg5, the genomic segment GGCGCGCGCATTACCGCAACGCCCAGCGCACCTTCGACCGGCTGCTCGCCTTGGGCGCGGTTCCGGTCGTCAACGAGAACGACACCGTTGCCACCGAAGAGATCCGCTTCGGCGACAACGACCGCCTCGCCGCCTTGGTCGCGCACCTCATCGGCGCCGACGCGCTCGTCCTTCTGTCCGATGTGGACGCTCTGTACGACGGGGATCCCCGTGACGGCGCCACTCGCAAGATCGCCGAAGTCAACGGACCGTCCGATGTGGACGGAATCACCGTCGGCATGTCCAGCTCGGGCCTCGGCACCGGCGGCATGGTCTCGAAGCTCGCCGCGGCTCGCACGGCCGCGGGCGCAGGCATCCCGGTGCTGCTCGCTTCCGCCGCGGACGCGGGCAAAGCGCTCGCTTCGGCCGATGTCGGCACGGCTTTCGCCGCCGCCGATTCCCGGCTTTCCGCGCGCCGGTTCTGGCTCGGCTACGCGGCCGACCCGAGCGGTGTGCTCAAGCTCGACGACGGCGCGGTCACCGCGGTCGTCCGCCGCCGCCGGTCCTTGCTGGCTGCCGGAATCACGGGTGTCGAAGGCGATTTCCAGGCAGGCGACGTAGTCGATCTCGCCAACCAGGCCGGTCGTGTGGTCGCGCGCGGCGTCGTCGGCTTCGACGCTGCCGAGCTGCCCGACCTCGTCGGCCGCTCCAGCCACGAACTCCCGGCCGAGCAGCGCCGCGAGGTCGTGCACGCCGACGACCTAGTCCCGCTCCGCTAGCTGCTTCACGAGCCGGGTCATCTGCTCGGCGTAGGCCTCGGTGAACTCCGGCGACGTGGGATCGAGGCCGGTCGCCGCCCGAGCCACGCGCGCGAACGCGAACGGCGCGCTCGCCGCCGAAATGAGCGCGAGTAGCAGGAATCCGGGGTCGAGATCGGCGGAGAAGTCCCCGGCCGTTTGCCTGGCGCGCACGTACTCGACCTGTCGTTGCATGAACTCGCGCTGGGCTTCGAAGCCGACGTCGCTGTTTTCCAGGTTCTCCCAGACGAACAGCCGCGCCGCGTCAGGATCCGCGGGGCCGACGTGGACGAACTGGCGCAACACCTCGGCCAGCGGCATCGCCGGGTCGGTGATCGCCGAGTTGTTCCGATAGCCCGACGCGGTCAGCTCGTTGTACAGGCCTTCCTTGCCGCCGAAGTAGTACGAGATCAGCTGCTTGTTGACGCCCGCGCGGTCCGCGATATCGCTGACGCGCGTCGCCGCGTACCCCTTCGCGCCGAACTCCACCTTCGCGGCTTCGAGGATCTTCGCCTTCGTCCGCTCGGGGTCGCGTTGCCGTTCGGCCGGCGCTCTACGGGGTGTCACGTGGGTCAGCCTAGCCGATGACTCAATCAAACCAGTGGTTGACTTAATCATCCATCCGGTTGATAGTGGGCCTACCAACGAGACCAGGGGGTAGCGAAATGACTTTTCACGTGGCGATCATCGGCGGGGGCACGGGTGGCCTCTGCCTGGCGCACGGCCTGCGCGAGGCAGGCATCAGCGTCGCCGTGTACGAGCGCAGCCGCACGCGTACCGAGCGGCTGCAGGGCTACCGCGTGCACCTCAACCCGCACGGCGCGGCCGCGTTGCACGAGTGCCTGCCGCCGAAGCTGTGGCGGCGGTTCG encodes:
- the proB gene encoding glutamate 5-kinase; protein product: MSATRQAIAGARRLVVKVGSSALTTAGDGLDVSRLDALVDALCERIARDCQVVLVSSGAIGAGLAPLSLAKRPRDLPSQQAAASVGQLALAHAYAESFGRYSLTVGQVLLTSDDVVRRAHYRNAQRTFDRLLALGAVPVVNENDTVATEEIRFGDNDRLAALVAHLIGADALVLLSDVDALYDGDPRDGATRKIAEVNGPSDVDGITVGMSSSGLGTGGMVSKLAAARTAAGAGIPVLLASAADAGKALASADVGTAFAAADSRLSARRFWLGYAADPSGVLKLDDGAVTAVVRRRRSLLAAGITGVEGDFQAGDVVDLANQAGRVVARGVVGFDAAELPDLVGRSSHELPAEQRREVVHADDLVPLR
- a CDS encoding TetR/AcrR family transcriptional regulator, coding for MTPRRAPAERQRDPERTKAKILEAAKVEFGAKGYAATRVSDIADRAGVNKQLISYYFGGKEGLYNELTASGYRNNSAITDPAMPLAEVLRQFVHVGPADPDAARLFVWENLENSDVGFEAQREFMQRQVEYVRARQTAGDFSADLDPGFLLLALISAASAPFAFARVARAATGLDPTSPEFTEAYAEQMTRLVKQLAERD